The region AGGGCCTTGAAGATGCGTTTGTCGGAGACCGGGAAGGCCGTGCCCAGCGCGTGCGCGAAGTAGCTGACCCGCAGTTCCTCGATCATCCAGCGGATGTCGCGCACCGCGGCGGGGACCGGCCGCCCGGCCGGCTGGGCGGCCAGCAGTTGGGCGTACTCCGCCTGGATCTCGCGGACCTTCTCCATCCGGGTGGCGTCCCGTTGCGCGCCGGTCGGCATCTGCTGGAGCCGGCGGTCGGCGGCGACCAGGTAGCGCATCAGGTCGGGCAGCCGCTTGAGGCCCGCCGCGGTCACGAAACCGGGGTGCACGAGGCCGTCCAGCTGCTCCTTGACGTCCTGGAGGTTCGCGACCAGTACCAGGCTCCTGGTGTCCTTCAGGCGGCGCTCGCAGGAGTGCCAGGCGGCCAGCACCTGCTGGACCCGCTGGACGCTGCGGCCGGTCAGCTCGACCAGCTCCGCCCGCACCGCGTCGTACAGCTTGCGGTAGCCCTGCTCGTCCCACGCGGGACCGCCGTGCTGGGCGATCAGCCGGTCGGCCGCGGCGGTGGCGCAGTCCTCGAACAGTGCCTGCACGCTGCCGTGCGGATTCCTGGACAGCGCCAGCTTCTGCTGGTTGGACAGCTGGTCGGCGACGAATTTGGCCGGGTTCACCGGCACATTGAGCAGGATCAGCCGGCGCGTCCCGCGCCACATCGCCGCGGCCTGCTCCGGCTCGGTGTCGAAGAGCCGCACCGCCACCGAGGTGCCCTCGTCGACCAGCGCCGGATACGCCTTCACCGGCTGCCGCGAGCGCCGGGCCTCGAACGTGCGCGGCAGCGCGCCGATCGTCCAGTCCTTGAGCCCGGTGCGCTGCTCGACCGACGCCAGCGCCGGGTCCGAGGCGCGCTCGAAGGCCTTCGTGATGGCCTCCCGCGTCTTCGGCTTGAGCCGCAGCTTGAGCGCGTCGAGGTCCTTGTCCTCCGCGATCGTCCTGCGCCGCTCGTCGCTCACCCGGAAGGTGACCTTGAGGTGGTCGGGCACCTTCGCCAGGTCGAAGTCCTCCGCGGTGACCGGCACCCCGACCATCCGCTGCAATTCCCTCGCCAGCACCAGCGGCAGCGGATCGGGCCCCGCGACCGCCCGGTCCAGGAACGCCTTCGCGTAGTTCGGCGCGGGCACGTAATGCCGCCTGATCGGCTTGGGCAGCGAGCGGATCAGCTCGGTGACGACCTGCTCGCGCAGGCCCGGGATCTGCCAGTCGAAGCCGTCAGGAACCGCCTGGTTGAGCACCTGGAGCGGGATGTGCACGGTCACGCCGTCGGCGTCGGCGCCCGGCTCGAACTGGTAGGTGACGCGGAATTTCAGCGCGCCCTGCCGCCAGGAGTCGGGGTAGTCGGCCTTGGTGACCGCCTCCGCGTTCTCGTTGATCAGCATGGAGTGCTCGAAATTGAGCATCTCCGGTTCCTCGCGCCGCTTGGCCTTCCACCAGGAGTCGAAGTGGGCCCCGGACACGACGTGTTCGGGCAGCTTGGCGTCGTAGAAGTCGTACAGCGTCTCGTCGTCGACCAGGATGTCCCGCCGCCTGGCCCGGTGTTCCAGCTCCTCGACCTCGCCGAGCAGCTTGCGGTTGGCGTGGAAGAACTCGTGGTGGGTGCGCCAGTCGCCCTCGACCAGGGCATTGCGGATGAACAGCTCGCGGGAGACCTCGGCGTCGATCCGCCCGTAGTTGACCTTGCGCTGGGCGATCAGCGGGACCCCGTAGAGGGTCACCTTCTCGTACGCCATCACCGCCGCCTGGTCCTTCTCCCAGTGCGGCTCGCTGTAGCTGCGCTTGACCAGGTGCTGGGCCAGCGGCTCGACCCACTCCGGCTCGATCCGCGCGTTGACCCGCGCCCACAGCCGGGAGGTCTCCACCAGTTCGGCCGACATGATCCAGCGCGGCGGCTTCTTGAACAGCGCGGAACCGGGGAAGACCGCGAACTTGGCGCTGCGGGCGCCCAGGTACTCGTTCTTGTCGGTGTCCTTGAGCCCCAGATGGGACAGCAGCCCGGCCAGCAGCGACTGGTGCACCCGTACCGGGTCGGCCGCGTCGTCCTCGGACTTCGGCTCGGTCACCGCGATCCCGAGCGACTTCGCGACCGAGCGCAACTGGCTGTAGATGTCCTGCCATTCGCGGATCCGCAGGTAGTTCAGGAACTCGCCCCGGCACATCCGGCGGAAGGCCGAGGAGGACAACTCCTTCTGCCGGCCCCTGACGTACGTCCACAGGTGCAGGAAGGCCAGGAAGTCGCTGCTCTCGTCCCGGAAGCGGGCGTGCTGCTGGTCGGCCTGCTGCTGCTTGTCCGAGGGGCGCTCGCGCGGGTCCTGGATGGACAGCGCCGCAGCGATCACCATCACCTCGCGCACGCAGCCGTTGCGCTCCGCCTCCAGCACCATCCGCGCCAGCCGCGGGTCCACCGGGAGCTGCGCGAGCTTGCGCCCGGTCTGCGTCAGCCGCTTGCGCGCGTCCTTCTGCTGCGGGTCCAGCGCGCCCAGCTCTTCGAGGAGTTGGACACCGTCCTTGATGTTGCGGCTGTCCGGCGGGTCGATGAAGGGGAAGCGCGCGATGTCGCCGAGCCCGGCCGCCGTCATCTGCAGGATCACCGACGCCAGGTTCGTCCGCAGGATCTCGGCGTCGGTGAACTCCGGCCGGGACAGGAAGTCGTCCTCGTCGTAGAGCCTGACGCAGATGCCGTCCGACGTACGCCCGCAGCGCCCCTTGCGCTGGTTCGCACTGGCCTGGCTGACCGGCTCGATCGGCAGCCGCTGCACCTTCGTACGGTGGCTGTAGCGCGAGATGCGGGCGGTGCCCGGGTCGATGACGTAGCGGATGCCCGGGACGGTGAGCGAGGTCTCGGCCACATTCGTCGCCAGCACGATCCGGCGGCCCGCGTGCTGCTGGAAGACCCGGTGCTGCTCGGCCGACGACAACCGGGCGTAGAGCGGCAGCACTTCGGTGTGCCTGAGGTTCTTCTTCACCAGCGCGTCCGCCGTGTCGCGGATCTCCCGCTCGCCGGACAGGAAGACCAGGATGTCGCCGGGGCCCGCCGCCTGCAGCTCGTCCACGGCGTCGCAGATCGCGGTGATCTGGTCCCGGTCGCCGTCCTCGCCGCCCTCCTCCAGCAGCGGCCGGTACCTGACCTCCACCGGATACGTACGCCCGCTGACCTCCACGATCGGCGCGTCCCCGAAGTGCCGCGAGAAGCGCTGCGGGTCGATCGTCGCCGAGGTGATGATCACCTTGAGGTCGGGGCGGCGGGGCAGCAGCTGGGCCAGATAGCCCAGGATGAAGTCGATGTTGAGGCTGCGCTCGTGGGCCTCGTCGATGATGATCGTGTCGTACGCGCGCAGCTCGCGGTCGGTCTGGATCTCCGCGAGCATGATGCCGTCGGTCATCAGCTTGACCAGCGTCGAGTCCCCGACCTGGTCGGTGAAGCGCACCTTCCAGCCGACGGCCTCGCCCAGCGGCGTCCGCAGCTCCTCGGCGACCCGCTCCGCGACCGTGCGGGCCGCGATCCGGCGCGGCTGCGTATGCCCGATCAGGCCGCGCACCCCGCGGCCCAGCTCCAGGCAGATCTTCGGGATCTGCGTCGTCTTGCCCGAGCCGGTCTCGCCCGCGACGATCACGACCTGGTGGTCGCGGACCGCCGCCAGGATGTCGTCCTTCTTCTGGCTGACCGGCAGCTCCGGCGGGTACGTGATCGCCGGTACGGCCGCCCGGCGGGCCGCTATGCGCTGCTCGCCCTTGCCGATCTCGGCGTCGATCTCCGCGAGCACCCCGGCGCGCGCCTCCGGCTTCCTGATGCGCCGGGCACCGTCGAGCCGCCGCCCGAGCCGCTGCTCGTCGCGCAGGGTGAGGGCGGGGAGGCGTTCGGCCAGTTCAGCGGTGGTCGCGTAAGTAGACATACGCGACCCAGGATCGCACCTGCCGGGCACCCCCGGCGACCCCATTTCCCGGGGCTGCCCCCGGGCACCCTTCCGCCGGCGCGGTGCCTCAGCGCGCCGCTGCGCCCCCGGGCCCCTTCCGCCGGCGCGAGGCTGGGCTGCCGCTGCGGCAGGGGGATGCCCCTCGCCCGGGCGCGGCGGCTCTGGGGGTTCCCCTTCGGCAGGGGGGTGCCCACCAGGGGCGCGGGGAACTGCGCGCTCAGCCGTCCACCGGCCGGTGGTCCGGGGCGGACCGATCTGCCCCTCCGGGTCGGTGGCGACCCGCGCCCCCGGTGGGGGCCGGCCGCGCAGTTCCTCGCGCCCCTGGGGGTGGTGCGGTGCGTCCGTACGTGGCTGTGGGTGGGGGCTGGGCGCGCCGTTCCTCGCGCCCCTGGGGGTGGTGCGGTGCGTCCGTACGTGGCTGTGGGTGGGGGCTGGGCGCGCCGTTCCTCGCGCACCCAAGCTCGCGCGCCCGGGGGCGCGAGGAACCGCCTGAGGGGGGCGCCCTCGGCCGGGGCCGGCAGCGTGCGCCCCTGATGGGCGCACGCTGGGCGCGGGGGTGGGGCGGGCGGCCTAGCGTGAGGGGATGGAGGAGCGGGCGCAGCCGTCGCACTGGACGGCATTCAGGACGTCGCCGTTCTTCCCGGCCTGCGTCCTGGTCATCCTCATCGCCGCCGCCGCAGGCCTCTTCGCCGGCTCGTACACGTACGCCATGGCCAATCCCACTCCGCGCAACATCCCGACGGCCGTCACCGGCGTACCGCCCTCCGAGGTGAAGCGGGCGGAATTCATCGCCGGGATGGAGCGCGCGCTCGGCGCCTCGCTCCAGCTGCACCACTACGACAGCTTCGCGGCGGCGAAGGGCGCGGTCGAGGCGCAGAAGGTGTTCGCGATCCTCGACGAGCCCGTCCGGCCGGGGCCCGGCGCGACGACCGGCGCCCCGCGCCTGTACGTGTCCTCGGCGTCCGGCGCGAGCGTGGCCCAGCTGCTGGCCGAGACCGCGCCCCGGGTCGGCAGCGCGATCGGCCAACCCGTGGCCGTCCGCGACATCACCGCGCTCCAGAAGGGCGACCCGCGCGGCCTGGCGATCTTCTACATCTCGCTGGCCGCCGTCATCCTCGGCTTCGTGGGCGCCATCCAGCTCAGCGTGAACGCCCGCGAGCTCAACCCGGCGGAGCGCATCGGCTTCATCGCCGCGTACTCGCTGCTCGGCGGTTTCTCGATCGCCGCGGTGGTGGACTGGGGGCTGGGGGCGCTCGACCTGCCGTTCGCGGAGTCGTGGCTGATCCTGGCGTTCACGCTGTTCACGTCCGGGATGGTCTTCACGATGTTCAACACGCTGGTCGGCCGCTGGGCGATGCTCCCGACGTGGGGCCTGATGGTGCTGCTCGGCAATCCGTCGTCCGGCGGGGCCGTGTCGTGGCCGCTGCTGCCGTCACTGCTCGGGCGGATCGGCCGCTGGCTGCCGCCGGGCGCGTCGGTGAACGCCCAGCACACCGCCGTCTACTTCGGCGGCCACCAGCACGCCTTCCCCTTCGCGGTGCTGGCCGGGTGGGCGGCCCTGTCGACCGCGGTCTTCGTGGGGTGGCGGCACCGGCACCCCGGCGGTCGCTGAGCCGGGCGGCCGACCGCCCGCCGAGTCGCCGAAACGGCGTAGGCCCCGTCCGGAGACGGGGCCTACGCCGTGCGGTGGCTGGGGCCGGGGTCGAACCGGCGACCTACCGCTTTTCAGGCGGTCGCTCGTACCAACTGAGCTACCCAGCCGCAGCGGTCCTGACGGGATTTGAACCCGCGGCCTCCACCTTGACAGGGTGGCGAGCACTCCAAACTGCTCCACAGGACCTTGCTGTACTGCTCTTTACTGCCTACTGCTGTGTGCGGAACAAGTCTGACACATGCGGTGCCATGCTCTCGCACGGGTTTTGCGACGCTCCCGGTGACTCGCTCTCCGTGACCGGTTGAGCACTGCCTGACAGGCCGTTGTCGCTGGATCAGCGTATCAGACCCCGGGACCCCTCCCGGGCGCCCCTCGCTACAACGGGGAGCCGGAGGGACGCGGCCCGGTGCCGCCCCGGAGGAGGACGCGAGCGATGGATACCCGCAGGGTGCGTATCGGTATGACGGCCGCCGCCGTCCTGGTGGCCCTGGGGGTGACGGCGTCCTGCGACAACACCAAGGGCGGCGGCCCCGCGGGTGGCATGGGCCGCCAGGGCGC is a window of Streptomyces sp. NBC_01477 DNA encoding:
- the hrpA gene encoding ATP-dependent RNA helicase HrpA, translating into MSTYATTAELAERLPALTLRDEQRLGRRLDGARRIRKPEARAGVLAEIDAEIGKGEQRIAARRAAVPAITYPPELPVSQKKDDILAAVRDHQVVIVAGETGSGKTTQIPKICLELGRGVRGLIGHTQPRRIAARTVAERVAEELRTPLGEAVGWKVRFTDQVGDSTLVKLMTDGIMLAEIQTDRELRAYDTIIIDEAHERSLNIDFILGYLAQLLPRRPDLKVIITSATIDPQRFSRHFGDAPIVEVSGRTYPVEVRYRPLLEEGGEDGDRDQITAICDAVDELQAAGPGDILVFLSGEREIRDTADALVKKNLRHTEVLPLYARLSSAEQHRVFQQHAGRRIVLATNVAETSLTVPGIRYVIDPGTARISRYSHRTKVQRLPIEPVSQASANQRKGRCGRTSDGICVRLYDEDDFLSRPEFTDAEILRTNLASVILQMTAAGLGDIARFPFIDPPDSRNIKDGVQLLEELGALDPQQKDARKRLTQTGRKLAQLPVDPRLARMVLEAERNGCVREVMVIAAALSIQDPRERPSDKQQQADQQHARFRDESSDFLAFLHLWTYVRGRQKELSSSAFRRMCRGEFLNYLRIREWQDIYSQLRSVAKSLGIAVTEPKSEDDAADPVRVHQSLLAGLLSHLGLKDTDKNEYLGARSAKFAVFPGSALFKKPPRWIMSAELVETSRLWARVNARIEPEWVEPLAQHLVKRSYSEPHWEKDQAAVMAYEKVTLYGVPLIAQRKVNYGRIDAEVSRELFIRNALVEGDWRTHHEFFHANRKLLGEVEELEHRARRRDILVDDETLYDFYDAKLPEHVVSGAHFDSWWKAKRREEPEMLNFEHSMLINENAEAVTKADYPDSWRQGALKFRVTYQFEPGADADGVTVHIPLQVLNQAVPDGFDWQIPGLREQVVTELIRSLPKPIRRHYVPAPNYAKAFLDRAVAGPDPLPLVLARELQRMVGVPVTAEDFDLAKVPDHLKVTFRVSDERRRTIAEDKDLDALKLRLKPKTREAITKAFERASDPALASVEQRTGLKDWTIGALPRTFEARRSRQPVKAYPALVDEGTSVAVRLFDTEPEQAAAMWRGTRRLILLNVPVNPAKFVADQLSNQQKLALSRNPHGSVQALFEDCATAAADRLIAQHGGPAWDEQGYRKLYDAVRAELVELTGRSVQRVQQVLAAWHSCERRLKDTRSLVLVANLQDVKEQLDGLVHPGFVTAAGLKRLPDLMRYLVAADRRLQQMPTGAQRDATRMEKVREIQAEYAQLLAAQPAGRPVPAAVRDIRWMIEELRVSYFAHALGTAFPVSDKRIFKALDEAWG
- a CDS encoding ABC transporter permease, which codes for MEERAQPSHWTAFRTSPFFPACVLVILIAAAAGLFAGSYTYAMANPTPRNIPTAVTGVPPSEVKRAEFIAGMERALGASLQLHHYDSFAAAKGAVEAQKVFAILDEPVRPGPGATTGAPRLYVSSASGASVAQLLAETAPRVGSAIGQPVAVRDITALQKGDPRGLAIFYISLAAVILGFVGAIQLSVNARELNPAERIGFIAAYSLLGGFSIAAVVDWGLGALDLPFAESWLILAFTLFTSGMVFTMFNTLVGRWAMLPTWGLMVLLGNPSSGGAVSWPLLPSLLGRIGRWLPPGASVNAQHTAVYFGGHQHAFPFAVLAGWAALSTAVFVGWRHRHPGGR